Proteins co-encoded in one Nitratireductor kimnyeongensis genomic window:
- a CDS encoding ABC transporter ATP-binding protein, with product MTKAPVSGAANDAEPRVVLAARGLRRDFAGFVAVKDVDLDVRHAKIHALIGPNGAGKTTVFNLLTKFLAPSAGRIELMGRDITNTPPAKVARMGLVRSFQISAIFPHLSVLDNVRVALQRPGGLGYQFWRSLGSLDLLTPRAEQLLETVGLQDERNRMAGDLSYGRKRVLEMATTLALDPKVLLLDEPMAGMGHEDVETVADIIRDVAKDRAVLMVEHNLKVVADLCDWITVLQRGEIIAAGDYATVSQDEQVKVAYMGTAHDE from the coding sequence ATGACAAAAGCGCCGGTTTCCGGCGCCGCCAATGATGCAGAGCCGCGGGTGGTGCTTGCCGCCCGCGGTCTGCGGCGCGATTTTGCCGGGTTTGTTGCTGTCAAGGACGTCGACCTCGACGTGCGGCACGCGAAGATTCACGCGTTGATCGGCCCGAACGGCGCCGGAAAGACGACGGTTTTCAATCTCCTGACCAAGTTTCTGGCACCCAGTGCCGGTCGCATCGAACTCATGGGGCGCGACATCACCAACACGCCGCCGGCCAAGGTGGCGCGGATGGGGCTGGTGCGGTCGTTCCAGATATCGGCGATCTTTCCGCATCTGAGCGTGCTCGACAATGTGCGCGTCGCGCTGCAGCGTCCAGGCGGGCTCGGCTATCAGTTCTGGCGCTCGCTCGGCAGCCTAGACCTGCTGACGCCGCGTGCGGAGCAATTGCTGGAAACGGTCGGACTTCAGGACGAACGCAACAGAATGGCCGGCGATCTCTCCTATGGTCGCAAGCGCGTTCTGGAAATGGCCACCACGCTGGCGCTCGATCCCAAGGTTCTGCTGCTTGATGAGCCGATGGCCGGAATGGGCCACGAGGATGTGGAGACGGTTGCCGACATCATTCGCGATGTGGCGAAGGATCGGGCCGTGTTGATGGTGGAACACAATCTCAAAGTTGTCGCCGATCTCTGTGACTGGATCACGGTGCTCCAACGTGGCGAGATTATTGCCGCCGGCGATTATGCCACCGTGAGCCAGGATGAACAGGTGAAGGTGGCCTATATGGGGACGGCCCATGACGAATGA